The proteins below come from a single Malus sylvestris chromosome 3, drMalSylv7.2, whole genome shotgun sequence genomic window:
- the LOC126616626 gene encoding chromatin-remodeling ATPase INO80-like isoform X2, with translation MDHRRQPKDSLSYSNLFNLESLMNFQVPRPDDDFDYYGNSSHDESRDGSVGNGMMSDRELSSVKKRRRSQISDCEDDDSYYGTRITEERYRSMLGEHIQKYKRRFKDSSSSPAPIQMGIPVPKGNKGLKSRKLGNEQQGRLYEMETSSEWLNDSNPQKSVNHHDADLAPECGTDRIMYEPPYLDIGDGITHRIPPIYDKLVSSLHLPSFSDFRVEEVYLRGTLDLGSLAEMMTRDKRLGPKGQAGMGDPHPQYESLQARLKALPTSNSAQKFSLKVFDIGLNSSIPEGAAGNIKRYILSEGGVLQVYYVKVLEKGDTYEIIERSLPKKQKVIKDPSVIEKEEMDKIGKVWANIVRRDMPRHHRIFSSFHQRQLGYAKRVSENCQREVQLKVSRSLKLMRGAAIRTRKLARDMLLFWKRIDKEMAEVRKKEEKEAAEALRREQELREAKRQQQRLNFLIQQTELYSHFMQNKSSSQPSEDLPVGEGEKKDKKAFLSSSDDETNEEEDPEEAELKEAAFKAAQEAVSKQKKITSEFDNEYLKLCEDAEPEAAQDVAGASSIDLHNPSTMPVTSTVQTPELFKGSLKEYQLKGLQWLVNCYEQGLNGILADEMGLGKTIQAMAFLAHLAEEKNIWGPFLVVAPASVLNNWADEISRFCPALKTLPYWGGVNERQVLRKKITSKKLYRRDAGFHILITSYQLLVADGKYFKRVKWQYMVLDEAQAIKSSNSIRWKTLLGFNCRNRLLLTGTPIQNNMAELWALLHFIMPTLFDSHEQFNEWFSKGIENHAEHGGTLNEHQLNRLHSILKPFMLRRVKADVVSELTRKTEVTVHCKLSPRQQAFYQAIKNKISLAELFDSNHGHLSEKKILNLMNIVIQLRKVCNHPELFERNEGITYLYFSEIPNSLLAPPFGELEDVHYSGGQNPITYSIPKLFYQEILRSSETFCSAVRHGVYKESFEKYFNIFSPGNVYQSTLLQEDSSSVGSGTFGFTRMMDLSPAEVAFLGTGSFMEQLMFSIVRWYGQFLDGIVDSLMETMNDDSECSHLESGQVRAVTRMLLMPSRSVTNFLQKKLATGPGDDPFEALVVSHRDRLLSNTRLLHSAYTFIPRTRAPPVTVCCSDRNFAYKMIEELQYPWVKRMFTGFARTSDFSGPRKPETPHHLIQEIDSELPVSHPALQLTYKIFGSCPPMQSFDPAKLLTDSGKLQTLDILLKRLRADNHRVLLFAQMTKMLNILEDYMTYRKYKYLRLDGSSTIMDRRDMVRDFQQRSDIFVFLLSTRAGGLGINLTAADTVIFYESDWNPTLDLQAMDRAHRLGQTKDVTVYRLICKETVEEKILQRASQKKTVQQLVMMGGHVQGDLLAPEDVVSLLLDDAQLEQKLREIPLQVKDRQKKKQTKGIRVDAEGDASLEDLTNPASAPQGTGYEDSPDAEKAKSNNKTRKAATGRQTTRPKNSQSMDELDRYELDDTLPNTDPQATKPKRPKRSNKSVNENLEPAFTATLSAVPEQTQYPPRN, from the exons ATGGACCACCGGAGGCAACCCAAGGATTCTCTCTCATACTCCAACCTTTTCAATCTTGAG TCTTTGATGAACTTTCAAGTTCCACGACCGGATGACGATTTCGATTATTATGGGAATAGTAGTCACGATGAGAGCAGAG ATGGAAGTGTTGGTAACGGGATGATGTCTGACAGAGAACTGAGTTCAGTGAAAAAAAGAAGGCGATCCCAAATTAGTGACTGTGAGGACGATGACAGTTATTACGGGACACGCATTACAGAAGAAAGGTATCGATCAATGCTTGGAGAACACATTCAGAAGTACAAAAGGAGGTTCAAGGATTCCTCGTCAAGTCCTGCACCAATTCAGATGGGGATTCCAGTTCCAAAGGGTAATAAGGGCTTAAAATCTAGGAAACTGGGCAATGAGCAGCAGGGGAGGTTATATGAAATGGAAACCTCGTCAGAGTGGCTCAATGATTCTAATCCTCAAAAATCAGTGAACCACCATGATGCAGATTTGGCACCAGAATGTGGCACCGATAG AATAATGTATGAACCTCCTTATCTGGATATAGGAGATGGTATAACTCACAGGATTCCACCAATTTATGATAAGCTGGTGTCATCTTTGCACTTACCGAGCTTTTCAGATTTTCGGGTGGAGGAAGTTTACTTAAGAGGCACGTTGGACTTGGGATCCTTGGCAGAAATGATGACTAGAGACAAAAGGTTGGGCCCTAAAGGCCAGGCAGGGATGGGCGATCCCCATCCCCAGTATGAATCCCTTCAAGCTAGACTTAAGGCATTGCCCACTTCGAATTCAGCTCAAAAGTTCAGCCTCAAGGTCTTTGATATTGGGTTAAACTCTTCCATCCCAGAGGGTGCAGCTGGAAATATAAAGAGATATATTTTGTCTGAAGGTGGTGTTTTACAGGTCTACTATGTGAAAGTTTTGGAGAAAGGAGACACATATGAG ATCATTGAACGAAGTCTACCAAAGAAGCAAAAGGTTATTAAAGACCCTTCTGTGATTGAGAAGGAGGAAATGGACAAGATTGGGAAAGTTTGGGCAAACATAGTAAGAAGAGACATGCCAAGGCATCATAGGATTTTTTCGAGTTTTCACCAGAGGCAACTAGGTTATGCTAAGAGGGTATCAGAGAACTGTCAAAGAGAG GTGCAATTGAAGGTCAGTAGATCTCTTAAATTGATGAGGGGTGCCGCAATTCGTACAAGGAAACTAGCCAGAGATATGCTACTATTTTGGAAGAGAATAGATAAAGAGATG GCGgaagtgaggaagaaagaggagaaAGAAGCAGCTGAAGCTTTGAGGCGCGAACAGGAGCTTCGAGAAGCAAAGAGACAACAGCAAAGGCTCAATTTTCTTATACAGCAAACGGAACTTTACAGTCACTTTATGCAGAACAAGTCAAGTTCACAGCCATCGGAAGATCTGCCTGTAGGTGAGGGggaaaaaaaggacaaaaaagcATTTTTGAGCTCCTCAGATGATGAAACTAATGAGGAAGAAGACCCTGAGGAGGCTGAACTGAAGGAGGCCGCTTTTAAAGCAGCTCAAGAGGCAGTTTCAAAGCAGAAAAAGATAACCAGTGAATTTGATAATGAGTATTTGAAGCTATGTGAAGATGCTGAACCTGAGGCAGCACAGGATGTTGCTGGAGCTAGTAGCATAGATCTACATAACCC TTCCACAATGCCTGTAACATCAACTGTTCAGACACCGGAGTTGTTCAAAGGATCCCTTAAAGAATATCAGCTTAAAGGTCTCCAGTGGCTGGTTAATTGTTATGAGCAG GGTTTAAATGGCATCCTTGCTGATGAAATGGGCCTTGGAAAGACCATTCAGGCCATGGCATTTTTGGCTCATTTGGCTGAG GAGAAAAATATTTGGGGGCCTTTTCTGGTTGTTGCTCCTGCCTCTGTCTTGAACAACTGGGCAGATGAAATTAGTCGTTTCTGCCCTGCCTTAAAAACTCTTCCATATTGGGGAGGAGTCAACGAGCGTCAGGTACTTAGGAAAAAGATCACCTCTAAAAAACTTTACCGCAG GGATGCTGGATTTCATATTCTCATTACCAGCTACCAGCTGCTAGTGGCTGATGGAAAGTATTTTAAACGTGTGAAATGGCAGTATATGGTATTAGATGAAGCCCAAGCAATCAAAAGTTCCAACAG CATAAGATGGAAGACACTTCTAGGCTTTAATTGTCGAAATCGCTTGCTGCTTACCGGTACACCTATACAAAATAATATGGCAGAGTTGTGGGCTCTACTACATTTCATTATGCCAACCTTATTTGACAGCCATGAACAATTCAATGAGTGGTTTTCAAAAGG AATTGAAAACCATGCTGAACATGGGGGTACTTTGAACGAGCACCAGCTTAACAGATTG CATTCCATATTAAAGCCATTCATGCTACGCCGAGTTAAAGCAGATGTGGTTTCTGAGCTGACCAGGAAAACTGAGGTTACTGTGCACTGCAAGTTGAGCCCTCGGCAACAAGCTTTTTATCAAGCCATCAAGAACAAAATATCTCTTGCTGAGTTGTTTGACAGCAATCACGGTCATCTTAGTgagaagaaaattttgaatttgatgaaTATTGTCATTCAGCTGAGAAAG GTCTGCAACCATCCAGAGTTATTTGAGAGGAACGAAGGAATTACATATCTATACTTTAGTGAGATACCAAATTCTCTTCTAGCTCCTCCATTTGGGGAGTTGGAGGATGTGCACTACTCAGGAGGTCAAAATCCTATAACATACTCG ATCCCTAAACTTTTCTATCAAGAAATTCTTCGGAGCTCTGAAACTTTTTGCTCAGCAGTTCGACATGGTGTCTACAAAGAATCATTTGAGAAATATTTTAACATATTTTCACCGGGAAATGTTTATCAATCAACACTCTTGCAAGAGGATAGCTCATCTGTTGGAAGTGGAACTTTTGGCTTTACTCGTATGATGGATCTGTCCCCTGCTGAGGTGGCATTTCTAGGAACTGGTTCTTTTATGGAGCAACTGATGTTTTCCATTGTGAGATGGTACGGACAATTTTTGGATGGAATTGTGGACTCACTAATGGAAACCATGAATGATGATTCTGAATGCAGTCATCTTGAAAGTGGACAAGTGAGAGCTGTTACACGAATGTTGCTGATGCCTTCTAGATCTGTAACTAACTTTCTTCAAAAGAAATTGGCTACAGGACCTGGTGATGATCCATTCGAGGCTTTGGTTGTCTCTCATAGGGATAGGCTACTCTCTAACACTAGGCTTCTTCATTCAGCATACACATTCATCCCGCGAACTAGAGCTCCCCCA GTCACTGTCTGTTGCTCAGACAGAAACTTTGCTTACAAAATGATTGAAGAACTGCAATACCCATGGGTGAAGAGGATGTTTACTGGGTTTGCACGCACATCCGACTTTAGTGGACCCAGAAAACCTGAGACTCCACATCATTTAATACAAGAGATTGATTCTGAACTGCCTGTTTCACATCCTGCTCTTCAGTTAACATACAAGATTTTTGGGTCTTGTCCTCCCATGCAAAGCTTTGACCCAGCAAAATTGCTCACT GATTCTGGGAAACTTCAGACGCTTGATATATTGTTGAAACGCTTGAGGGCAGACAACCACCGTGTTCTCTTGTTTGCTCAAATGACGAAGATGCTGAATATTCTTGAG GACTACATGACCTACAGGAAATATAAATACTTACGACTTGATGGATCCTCCACCATTATGGATCGGCGCGACATGGTTAGGGACTTCCAGCAACG AAGTGATATTTTTGTGTTCTTGCTGAGTACAAGAGCTGGTGGACTTGGCATTAACTTGACAGCTGCCGATACTGTCATATTTTATGAAAGTGATTGGAATCCAACCCTGGATCTACAGGCAATGGATAGAGCTCATCGGTTGGGTCAGACAAAAGAt GTTACCGTCTACCGACTAATTTGTAAAGAAACAGTTGAAGAGAAGATTCTGCAGCGAGCAAGTCAGAAAAAGACTGTCCAGCAGCTTGTAATGATGGGTGGTCATGTTCAGGGTGATCTTTTGGCTCCTGAGGATGTTGTATCTTTACTTCTGGATGATGCTCAGTTGGAGCAGAAATTAAGAGAAATTCCGTTGCAG gttaaggatagacaaaaaaagaaacaaacaaaggGTATCCGGGTGGATGCAGAAGGGGATGCCTCTTTAGAAGATTTAACAAACCCTGCATCCGCACCTCAGGGCACCGGTTATGAGGACTCTCCAGATGCGGAAAAAGCAAAATCTAATAATAAAACG AGGAAAGCTGCAACTGGCAGGCAAACTACAAGGCCGAAGAATTCACAAAGCATGGACGAACTTGATAGATATGAGTTGGATGATACCTTACCAAATACCGATCCACAAGCTACGAAACCCAAGAGGCCAAAGAGGTCCAACAAGAGTGTGAACGAAAATCTTGAGCCGGCATTTACTGCCACACTTTCTGCGGTTCCAGAACAGACCCAGTATCCACCAAGGAATTAG
- the LOC126616626 gene encoding chromatin-remodeling ATPase INO80-like isoform X1: MDHRRQPKDSLSYSNLFNLESLMNFQVPRPDDDFDYYGNSSHDESRGSQNGSVGNGMMSDRELSSVKKRRRSQISDCEDDDSYYGTRITEERYRSMLGEHIQKYKRRFKDSSSSPAPIQMGIPVPKGNKGLKSRKLGNEQQGRLYEMETSSEWLNDSNPQKSVNHHDADLAPECGTDRIMYEPPYLDIGDGITHRIPPIYDKLVSSLHLPSFSDFRVEEVYLRGTLDLGSLAEMMTRDKRLGPKGQAGMGDPHPQYESLQARLKALPTSNSAQKFSLKVFDIGLNSSIPEGAAGNIKRYILSEGGVLQVYYVKVLEKGDTYEIIERSLPKKQKVIKDPSVIEKEEMDKIGKVWANIVRRDMPRHHRIFSSFHQRQLGYAKRVSENCQREVQLKVSRSLKLMRGAAIRTRKLARDMLLFWKRIDKEMAEVRKKEEKEAAEALRREQELREAKRQQQRLNFLIQQTELYSHFMQNKSSSQPSEDLPVGEGEKKDKKAFLSSSDDETNEEEDPEEAELKEAAFKAAQEAVSKQKKITSEFDNEYLKLCEDAEPEAAQDVAGASSIDLHNPSTMPVTSTVQTPELFKGSLKEYQLKGLQWLVNCYEQGLNGILADEMGLGKTIQAMAFLAHLAEEKNIWGPFLVVAPASVLNNWADEISRFCPALKTLPYWGGVNERQVLRKKITSKKLYRRDAGFHILITSYQLLVADGKYFKRVKWQYMVLDEAQAIKSSNSIRWKTLLGFNCRNRLLLTGTPIQNNMAELWALLHFIMPTLFDSHEQFNEWFSKGIENHAEHGGTLNEHQLNRLHSILKPFMLRRVKADVVSELTRKTEVTVHCKLSPRQQAFYQAIKNKISLAELFDSNHGHLSEKKILNLMNIVIQLRKVCNHPELFERNEGITYLYFSEIPNSLLAPPFGELEDVHYSGGQNPITYSIPKLFYQEILRSSETFCSAVRHGVYKESFEKYFNIFSPGNVYQSTLLQEDSSSVGSGTFGFTRMMDLSPAEVAFLGTGSFMEQLMFSIVRWYGQFLDGIVDSLMETMNDDSECSHLESGQVRAVTRMLLMPSRSVTNFLQKKLATGPGDDPFEALVVSHRDRLLSNTRLLHSAYTFIPRTRAPPVTVCCSDRNFAYKMIEELQYPWVKRMFTGFARTSDFSGPRKPETPHHLIQEIDSELPVSHPALQLTYKIFGSCPPMQSFDPAKLLTDSGKLQTLDILLKRLRADNHRVLLFAQMTKMLNILEDYMTYRKYKYLRLDGSSTIMDRRDMVRDFQQRSDIFVFLLSTRAGGLGINLTAADTVIFYESDWNPTLDLQAMDRAHRLGQTKDVTVYRLICKETVEEKILQRASQKKTVQQLVMMGGHVQGDLLAPEDVVSLLLDDAQLEQKLREIPLQVKDRQKKKQTKGIRVDAEGDASLEDLTNPASAPQGTGYEDSPDAEKAKSNNKTRKAATGRQTTRPKNSQSMDELDRYELDDTLPNTDPQATKPKRPKRSNKSVNENLEPAFTATLSAVPEQTQYPPRN; encoded by the exons ATGGACCACCGGAGGCAACCCAAGGATTCTCTCTCATACTCCAACCTTTTCAATCTTGAG TCTTTGATGAACTTTCAAGTTCCACGACCGGATGACGATTTCGATTATTATGGGAATAGTAGTCACGATGAGAGCAGAGGTAGCCAAA ATGGAAGTGTTGGTAACGGGATGATGTCTGACAGAGAACTGAGTTCAGTGAAAAAAAGAAGGCGATCCCAAATTAGTGACTGTGAGGACGATGACAGTTATTACGGGACACGCATTACAGAAGAAAGGTATCGATCAATGCTTGGAGAACACATTCAGAAGTACAAAAGGAGGTTCAAGGATTCCTCGTCAAGTCCTGCACCAATTCAGATGGGGATTCCAGTTCCAAAGGGTAATAAGGGCTTAAAATCTAGGAAACTGGGCAATGAGCAGCAGGGGAGGTTATATGAAATGGAAACCTCGTCAGAGTGGCTCAATGATTCTAATCCTCAAAAATCAGTGAACCACCATGATGCAGATTTGGCACCAGAATGTGGCACCGATAG AATAATGTATGAACCTCCTTATCTGGATATAGGAGATGGTATAACTCACAGGATTCCACCAATTTATGATAAGCTGGTGTCATCTTTGCACTTACCGAGCTTTTCAGATTTTCGGGTGGAGGAAGTTTACTTAAGAGGCACGTTGGACTTGGGATCCTTGGCAGAAATGATGACTAGAGACAAAAGGTTGGGCCCTAAAGGCCAGGCAGGGATGGGCGATCCCCATCCCCAGTATGAATCCCTTCAAGCTAGACTTAAGGCATTGCCCACTTCGAATTCAGCTCAAAAGTTCAGCCTCAAGGTCTTTGATATTGGGTTAAACTCTTCCATCCCAGAGGGTGCAGCTGGAAATATAAAGAGATATATTTTGTCTGAAGGTGGTGTTTTACAGGTCTACTATGTGAAAGTTTTGGAGAAAGGAGACACATATGAG ATCATTGAACGAAGTCTACCAAAGAAGCAAAAGGTTATTAAAGACCCTTCTGTGATTGAGAAGGAGGAAATGGACAAGATTGGGAAAGTTTGGGCAAACATAGTAAGAAGAGACATGCCAAGGCATCATAGGATTTTTTCGAGTTTTCACCAGAGGCAACTAGGTTATGCTAAGAGGGTATCAGAGAACTGTCAAAGAGAG GTGCAATTGAAGGTCAGTAGATCTCTTAAATTGATGAGGGGTGCCGCAATTCGTACAAGGAAACTAGCCAGAGATATGCTACTATTTTGGAAGAGAATAGATAAAGAGATG GCGgaagtgaggaagaaagaggagaaAGAAGCAGCTGAAGCTTTGAGGCGCGAACAGGAGCTTCGAGAAGCAAAGAGACAACAGCAAAGGCTCAATTTTCTTATACAGCAAACGGAACTTTACAGTCACTTTATGCAGAACAAGTCAAGTTCACAGCCATCGGAAGATCTGCCTGTAGGTGAGGGggaaaaaaaggacaaaaaagcATTTTTGAGCTCCTCAGATGATGAAACTAATGAGGAAGAAGACCCTGAGGAGGCTGAACTGAAGGAGGCCGCTTTTAAAGCAGCTCAAGAGGCAGTTTCAAAGCAGAAAAAGATAACCAGTGAATTTGATAATGAGTATTTGAAGCTATGTGAAGATGCTGAACCTGAGGCAGCACAGGATGTTGCTGGAGCTAGTAGCATAGATCTACATAACCC TTCCACAATGCCTGTAACATCAACTGTTCAGACACCGGAGTTGTTCAAAGGATCCCTTAAAGAATATCAGCTTAAAGGTCTCCAGTGGCTGGTTAATTGTTATGAGCAG GGTTTAAATGGCATCCTTGCTGATGAAATGGGCCTTGGAAAGACCATTCAGGCCATGGCATTTTTGGCTCATTTGGCTGAG GAGAAAAATATTTGGGGGCCTTTTCTGGTTGTTGCTCCTGCCTCTGTCTTGAACAACTGGGCAGATGAAATTAGTCGTTTCTGCCCTGCCTTAAAAACTCTTCCATATTGGGGAGGAGTCAACGAGCGTCAGGTACTTAGGAAAAAGATCACCTCTAAAAAACTTTACCGCAG GGATGCTGGATTTCATATTCTCATTACCAGCTACCAGCTGCTAGTGGCTGATGGAAAGTATTTTAAACGTGTGAAATGGCAGTATATGGTATTAGATGAAGCCCAAGCAATCAAAAGTTCCAACAG CATAAGATGGAAGACACTTCTAGGCTTTAATTGTCGAAATCGCTTGCTGCTTACCGGTACACCTATACAAAATAATATGGCAGAGTTGTGGGCTCTACTACATTTCATTATGCCAACCTTATTTGACAGCCATGAACAATTCAATGAGTGGTTTTCAAAAGG AATTGAAAACCATGCTGAACATGGGGGTACTTTGAACGAGCACCAGCTTAACAGATTG CATTCCATATTAAAGCCATTCATGCTACGCCGAGTTAAAGCAGATGTGGTTTCTGAGCTGACCAGGAAAACTGAGGTTACTGTGCACTGCAAGTTGAGCCCTCGGCAACAAGCTTTTTATCAAGCCATCAAGAACAAAATATCTCTTGCTGAGTTGTTTGACAGCAATCACGGTCATCTTAGTgagaagaaaattttgaatttgatgaaTATTGTCATTCAGCTGAGAAAG GTCTGCAACCATCCAGAGTTATTTGAGAGGAACGAAGGAATTACATATCTATACTTTAGTGAGATACCAAATTCTCTTCTAGCTCCTCCATTTGGGGAGTTGGAGGATGTGCACTACTCAGGAGGTCAAAATCCTATAACATACTCG ATCCCTAAACTTTTCTATCAAGAAATTCTTCGGAGCTCTGAAACTTTTTGCTCAGCAGTTCGACATGGTGTCTACAAAGAATCATTTGAGAAATATTTTAACATATTTTCACCGGGAAATGTTTATCAATCAACACTCTTGCAAGAGGATAGCTCATCTGTTGGAAGTGGAACTTTTGGCTTTACTCGTATGATGGATCTGTCCCCTGCTGAGGTGGCATTTCTAGGAACTGGTTCTTTTATGGAGCAACTGATGTTTTCCATTGTGAGATGGTACGGACAATTTTTGGATGGAATTGTGGACTCACTAATGGAAACCATGAATGATGATTCTGAATGCAGTCATCTTGAAAGTGGACAAGTGAGAGCTGTTACACGAATGTTGCTGATGCCTTCTAGATCTGTAACTAACTTTCTTCAAAAGAAATTGGCTACAGGACCTGGTGATGATCCATTCGAGGCTTTGGTTGTCTCTCATAGGGATAGGCTACTCTCTAACACTAGGCTTCTTCATTCAGCATACACATTCATCCCGCGAACTAGAGCTCCCCCA GTCACTGTCTGTTGCTCAGACAGAAACTTTGCTTACAAAATGATTGAAGAACTGCAATACCCATGGGTGAAGAGGATGTTTACTGGGTTTGCACGCACATCCGACTTTAGTGGACCCAGAAAACCTGAGACTCCACATCATTTAATACAAGAGATTGATTCTGAACTGCCTGTTTCACATCCTGCTCTTCAGTTAACATACAAGATTTTTGGGTCTTGTCCTCCCATGCAAAGCTTTGACCCAGCAAAATTGCTCACT GATTCTGGGAAACTTCAGACGCTTGATATATTGTTGAAACGCTTGAGGGCAGACAACCACCGTGTTCTCTTGTTTGCTCAAATGACGAAGATGCTGAATATTCTTGAG GACTACATGACCTACAGGAAATATAAATACTTACGACTTGATGGATCCTCCACCATTATGGATCGGCGCGACATGGTTAGGGACTTCCAGCAACG AAGTGATATTTTTGTGTTCTTGCTGAGTACAAGAGCTGGTGGACTTGGCATTAACTTGACAGCTGCCGATACTGTCATATTTTATGAAAGTGATTGGAATCCAACCCTGGATCTACAGGCAATGGATAGAGCTCATCGGTTGGGTCAGACAAAAGAt GTTACCGTCTACCGACTAATTTGTAAAGAAACAGTTGAAGAGAAGATTCTGCAGCGAGCAAGTCAGAAAAAGACTGTCCAGCAGCTTGTAATGATGGGTGGTCATGTTCAGGGTGATCTTTTGGCTCCTGAGGATGTTGTATCTTTACTTCTGGATGATGCTCAGTTGGAGCAGAAATTAAGAGAAATTCCGTTGCAG gttaaggatagacaaaaaaagaaacaaacaaaggGTATCCGGGTGGATGCAGAAGGGGATGCCTCTTTAGAAGATTTAACAAACCCTGCATCCGCACCTCAGGGCACCGGTTATGAGGACTCTCCAGATGCGGAAAAAGCAAAATCTAATAATAAAACG AGGAAAGCTGCAACTGGCAGGCAAACTACAAGGCCGAAGAATTCACAAAGCATGGACGAACTTGATAGATATGAGTTGGATGATACCTTACCAAATACCGATCCACAAGCTACGAAACCCAAGAGGCCAAAGAGGTCCAACAAGAGTGTGAACGAAAATCTTGAGCCGGCATTTACTGCCACACTTTCTGCGGTTCCAGAACAGACCCAGTATCCACCAAGGAATTAG